A single region of the Polyodon spathula isolate WHYD16114869_AA chromosome 12, ASM1765450v1, whole genome shotgun sequence genome encodes:
- the LOC121324436 gene encoding complement C1q tumor necrosis factor-related protein 2-like, with amino-acid sequence MLSFTLLACFVAFVANQAVSTGAKKSKLLTINPAQLVCSMPGPPGPPGLPGAPGASGSIGRMGFPGKDGKDGKDGDKGEKGQQGDQGRQGNPGKAGSKGKQGVIGKHGPRGKKGPRGDPGPAGAPGSKGKAGDTGEDGLPGVCKCGINLAKCAFSVAATKSYPKERMPIKFNKVFMNEGGHYNASSGKFVCGIPGIYYFSYDITLANKHLAIGLVHNGQYKIKTFDANTGNYDVASGSTILRLARGDEVWLQIFYSEQNGLFYDPYRTDSLFTGFLIYPDQDFLNKVEENLS; translated from the exons ATGCTTTCTTTTACCCTTCTCGCCTGCTTTGTAGCGTTTGTGGCCAATCAGGCTGTGAGCACTGGGGCCAAGAAAAGCAAGCTGCTCACCATTAATCCTGCACAGCTGGTCTGCAGCATGCCTGGTCCCCCTGGGCCCCCAGGTCTACCAGGGGCCCCAGGGGCCTCAGGCTCCATTGGGAGAATGGGCTTCCCTGGGAAAGATGGAAAGGACGGAAAGGATGGGGACAAGGGGGAGAAAGGGCAACAAG GTGACCAAGGTAGACAGGGGAATCCTGGAAAGGCTGGCTCTAAAGGCAAACAGGGTGTGATCGGCAAGCATGGGCCCCGGGGTAAGAAAGGACCCAGAGGGGACCCCGGCCCGGCAGGGGCGCCTGGGTCGAAGGGCAAGGCGGGGGACACCGGTGAGGATGGGCTGCCTGGTGTCTGCAAATGTGGCATCAATTTGGCTAAATGTGCCTTCTCTGTCGCAGCCACTAAGAGCTACCCGAAGGAGAGGATGCCCATCAAATTCAACAAGGTCTTCATGAACGAAGGTGGCCACTACAATGCCAGCAGTGGCAAGTTTGTATGTGGCATCCCTGgcatttattatttcagttatGATATCACTCTGGCAAACAAGCACTTGGCAATTGGGCTGGTGCACAACGGGCAATATAAGATAAAGACCTTCGACGCCAATACTGGCAATTATGATGTAGCGTCAGGATCTACCATCCTGCGCCTGGCGCGGGGTGACGAGGTGTGGCTGCAGATCTTCTACTCCGAGCAGAATGGACTCTTCTATGACCCGTACCGGACCGACAGCTTGTTCACTGGGTTTCTGATATACCCGGACCAGGACTTCCTCAACAAAGTAGAGGAGAACCTCAGCTGA